The following proteins come from a genomic window of Proteiniphilum propionicum:
- a CDS encoding murein hydrolase activator EnvC family protein: MKRFTLIYLFSLFAFVLFSQTSQIESLQKQQQALQEEIRSTNRLYLDVQKHTTTILDRINLINKQISSRKELINLRNQEIAALKNEESRLESEISRLNKELKRKQDSYANAMKGMLNNKFSQNKLLFILTGRSLGESLRRMQYLREYSRWQKMQAQEIKVQNAEITAKKESLTLARAGKEEALALLRNEQIRLQEEEKARQSEVAEARGQQQKLKKSIQDKQRRASQLNAQIERLIAEEVARQEREAEAARRAEEAERRKRAEREAAKIKREGEKSKEAVEKEEAAGRKEEAAPSGSPAPRIEVGASTASAETFNLSKNFAANKGRLPMPVSGTVSIVGNFGTKKHSEWNVTTNSNGIDIQAQRDANIRTVFDGEVSKVFSFPGSNTCVIVRHGEYYTFYANIYDLFVKQGDKVKTGQSLGRIFTDPDTGVSTMHFQLWQKTTKLNPAPWLQR, encoded by the coding sequence ATGAAAAGGTTTACTCTTATATATCTTTTTTCATTGTTTGCTTTTGTCTTATTTTCTCAAACCAGTCAGATCGAAAGTTTACAGAAACAGCAACAGGCCTTACAGGAGGAGATAAGAAGCACAAACAGGCTTTACCTTGATGTGCAAAAACATACTACAACTATACTGGATCGTATTAACCTTATTAATAAACAGATTTCTTCACGAAAAGAGTTGATCAATTTGCGGAATCAGGAAATAGCAGCATTGAAAAATGAAGAATCGAGGCTGGAAAGTGAGATTTCACGGCTCAATAAAGAGCTGAAGCGGAAGCAGGATAGCTATGCCAACGCCATGAAAGGCATGTTGAACAATAAGTTCAGCCAGAATAAGTTACTGTTTATTTTGACAGGAAGGTCCCTTGGCGAGTCGTTGAGAAGAATGCAATACCTGAGGGAGTATTCAAGATGGCAGAAGATGCAGGCTCAAGAAATAAAGGTGCAAAATGCCGAAATCACAGCCAAAAAGGAATCTCTAACCCTGGCCAGAGCCGGCAAAGAAGAGGCGCTGGCATTGTTGAGGAATGAACAGATAAGGTTGCAGGAGGAGGAGAAAGCGCGTCAATCGGAGGTAGCAGAGGCTCGTGGGCAGCAACAGAAGTTAAAGAAATCTATTCAGGACAAACAGCGCAGGGCATCACAGCTGAACGCACAGATTGAAAGATTGATTGCTGAAGAGGTGGCACGCCAGGAGAGGGAGGCTGAGGCTGCCAGGCGGGCAGAAGAGGCTGAACGACGGAAGAGAGCCGAACGGGAAGCCGCAAAAATCAAGCGCGAAGGAGAAAAGAGCAAGGAGGCAGTAGAGAAGGAGGAGGCAGCCGGGCGAAAAGAGGAAGCTGCGCCAAGTGGTTCGCCCGCTCCCAGAATTGAGGTAGGAGCGAGTACAGCATCGGCGGAGACATTCAATCTGTCTAAGAATTTTGCTGCAAATAAGGGAAGACTGCCTATGCCTGTTTCCGGAACTGTATCAATAGTTGGCAATTTCGGCACCAAAAAACATTCGGAATGGAATGTGACAACCAATAGTAATGGTATTGATATACAAGCTCAGAGGGATGCCAATATACGTACCGTTTTCGATGGAGAGGTTTCGAAAGTGTTCTCTTTCCCCGGTTCTAACACTTGTGTTATTGTTCGTCACGGAGAGTACTACACATTTTATGCCAACATATATGATCTTTTTGTTAAACAAGGGGATAAAGTGAAGACAGGACAATCGCTGGGACGTATTTTCACCGATCCCGATACCGGAGTCTCTACCATGCACTTCCAGCTGTGGCAGAAAACAACAAAACTTAATCCTGCGCCATGGTTGCAGCGATAA
- a CDS encoding DUF4292 domain-containing protein → MNISHCKHIFLFFFLLGIALNSCKPKQQIVYSTSPVEDKSYNQLFNDIITSEFPYYTFSAKLNMNLTNGSRSLSSRGNIRIVKDNALQISIQPLFGVEMFRFYIDPDSVLVLDRMNKRYVQESISSLKEQYPVGFDFYTMQSVFTNALFVSGKKKVENSDYLNFKYIRTSDQYYYLTGKDRESGIDYSFTVNCDDRITFTHLMQPEKKHYLQWGYNNFAILNNITFPHKMNVTLSSSSRKVDAELLFSDIITNQPFQLGKSVPVGYNRTSIDAILKIISPNKD, encoded by the coding sequence ATGAATATTTCTCACTGCAAACATATCTTTTTATTCTTTTTTTTGTTGGGCATTGCTCTAAATTCCTGTAAGCCCAAACAACAGATTGTTTACTCCACCTCTCCTGTGGAAGATAAATCATATAATCAGCTTTTCAATGACATTATTACCAGTGAGTTCCCTTACTATACCTTTTCAGCCAAGCTTAATATGAACTTGACTAACGGTTCCAGGTCCTTAAGTTCAAGAGGAAATATACGCATTGTGAAGGATAATGCCCTTCAGATTTCTATACAACCTCTTTTCGGTGTGGAAATGTTTCGATTTTATATCGATCCCGATTCTGTACTGGTGCTCGACAGGATGAACAAACGTTATGTTCAGGAATCTATCAGTTCTTTGAAAGAGCAATATCCGGTAGGATTCGACTTCTATACCATGCAATCGGTTTTTACCAATGCTCTTTTTGTTTCAGGAAAAAAGAAGGTGGAAAACTCAGATTACCTTAACTTCAAATACATTCGCACATCAGATCAATATTACTATTTAACCGGTAAGGACAGAGAATCGGGGATAGACTACTCATTCACGGTAAATTGTGACGATCGTATCACATTTACACATCTTATGCAACCAGAGAAGAAACATTATCTGCAATGGGGATACAATAATTTTGCAATATTGAACAATATTACTTTCCCGCATAAGATGAATGTAACCCTTTCATCTTCATCACGAAAGGTTGATGCCGAACTGCTTTTTTCCGATATTATCACAAATCAGCCATTTCAGTTGGGTAAGAGTGTTCCAGTCGGCTATAATAGAACCTCTATAGATGCAATATTGAAAATTATCTCTCCGAATAAAGACTAA
- a CDS encoding MFS transporter, translating to MSLKARLIIMNFLQFAVWGAYLTSMSRYLGPAGMGSHIGVFYSVQGIVSIFMPALIGIIADRWIPAQKLLGICHLLAASFMLSAGLYGMNAGTDISFSLFFSLYTLSVSFYMPTLALSNSVAYTILERGGMDTVKAFPPIRVFGTIGFICTMWLVDIIGFQTSAMQFVVSAMIGFVLGAYAFSLPKCPVTTSNKDKTLFQALGLDAFKLFKQRKMALFFIFSMFLGVSLQITNGFANPFIASFEALPQYVNAFGVKHSNILISLSQISEALCILLIPFFLRRYGIKSVMLIAMFAWVLRFAFFGLGNPGNGLSLLIFSMLVYGVAFDFFNVSGSLFVDKETPHNIRASAQGMFMLMTNGIGATIGTLSAQWVVNQYCKWTDVSVGTTTKSLLVGDWPSVWFIFAAYSLVVAVMFAFLFKYKHVRQVE from the coding sequence ATGTCGTTAAAGGCACGTCTAATAATTATGAACTTCCTCCAGTTCGCAGTCTGGGGGGCTTATCTCACATCTATGTCGCGTTATCTGGGCCCGGCGGGTATGGGATCACATATCGGGGTTTTCTATTCTGTGCAGGGGATAGTATCCATATTTATGCCTGCACTTATAGGTATTATCGCCGACAGGTGGATACCTGCTCAAAAGCTGTTGGGGATCTGCCACCTGCTGGCAGCCTCTTTTATGCTTTCCGCAGGTTTGTATGGGATGAACGCCGGAACGGATATCTCATTTTCTCTGTTTTTTTCTCTCTATACATTGAGCGTTTCTTTTTACATGCCTACACTGGCACTATCAAACTCTGTAGCATACACAATTCTGGAAAGAGGAGGAATGGATACCGTTAAAGCCTTCCCCCCGATTCGTGTTTTTGGTACCATAGGATTTATTTGCACCATGTGGCTGGTAGATATTATCGGGTTCCAGACCTCAGCCATGCAGTTTGTAGTAAGTGCGATGATTGGATTTGTACTGGGAGCTTACGCTTTTTCACTTCCCAAATGCCCTGTCACTACAAGTAATAAAGATAAAACCCTGTTCCAGGCACTTGGCCTGGATGCATTTAAGCTGTTTAAACAGCGGAAGATGGCGCTTTTTTTTATATTTTCCATGTTTTTGGGTGTATCACTACAGATAACCAACGGTTTTGCCAATCCGTTTATTGCCAGCTTTGAAGCTTTGCCGCAATATGTTAATGCATTCGGGGTGAAACACTCCAACATTCTAATTTCACTTTCTCAAATATCTGAAGCTCTATGTATCTTGCTTATACCTTTCTTTTTGAGGAGATATGGAATAAAGAGCGTAATGCTTATAGCGATGTTTGCCTGGGTTCTGAGGTTCGCTTTCTTCGGGCTGGGTAATCCGGGAAACGGGCTATCGTTGCTTATATTTTCCATGTTGGTTTATGGTGTAGCATTCGATTTTTTCAATGTGTCGGGTTCCCTGTTCGTAGATAAGGAGACACCCCACAATATCCGTGCCAGCGCACAGGGGATGTTTATGTTGATGACCAACGGTATTGGTGCTACCATTGGGACTTTAAGTGCACAGTGGGTGGTGAATCAATATTGCAAGTGGACTGATGTGAGCGTGGGGACAACCACTAAATCGTTGCTGGTGGGAGACTGGCCTAGCGTGTGGTTTATATTTGCCGCATACTCCCTGGTGGTGGCGGTAATGTTTGCATTCCTCTTCAAATATAAACATGTGCGGCAGGTAGAATAG